A portion of the Leptospira congkakensis genome contains these proteins:
- a CDS encoding ZIP family metal transporter — protein sequence MLDFILSLHPVALALLATGFTWFCTAFGAGFVFFFRTVPRPVFNAMLGFASGIMIAASFWSLLLPSIELSERAGNPAWFHVSLGFLSGGLSLYFLHKLLPHLHVGLEENRLEGGRSSFQRSLLLVLAITLHNIPEGLAVGVAFGALGDGFTYEALMAASVVAFGIGIQNIPEGAAVSIPLLREGFSTRKSFWYGQLSGFVEPIGGLFGAALVFYVESLLPFALSFAAGAMIFVVVEELIPESHTGKETEMSTLGALFGFVLMMALDVGLG from the coding sequence ATGTTAGATTTTATTTTATCACTACATCCAGTGGCATTGGCACTTCTTGCCACTGGGTTCACTTGGTTTTGTACTGCCTTTGGTGCGGGTTTTGTTTTTTTCTTTCGAACAGTACCAAGGCCTGTGTTCAATGCAATGCTTGGTTTTGCTTCGGGTATTATGATTGCTGCCAGTTTTTGGTCTCTTCTTTTACCATCGATTGAACTTTCAGAAAGAGCCGGAAATCCCGCTTGGTTTCATGTAAGTCTTGGATTTTTATCTGGCGGTTTGTCTTTATATTTTTTGCATAAATTACTTCCTCATTTGCATGTAGGTTTGGAAGAAAATCGTTTGGAAGGAGGGAGGTCTTCTTTCCAAAGGAGTTTACTTCTAGTTCTTGCAATTACCCTGCATAATATTCCCGAAGGTTTGGCCGTGGGTGTCGCCTTTGGTGCGCTTGGCGATGGATTTACTTATGAAGCATTAATGGCTGCCTCTGTCGTCGCATTTGGAATTGGAATTCAAAATATTCCAGAAGGTGCTGCTGTATCGATTCCTTTGTTAAGAGAGGGTTTTTCGACAAGGAAAAGTTTCTGGTATGGGCAACTCTCTGGATTTGTTGAACCCATCGGTGGGTTATTTGGAGCGGCTCTTGTTTTTTATGTCGAAAGCCTATTACCCTTTGCCCTTTCGTTCGCAGCTGGGGCGATGATTTTCGTGGTAGTAGAAGAACTCATCCCTGAATCGCATACAGGAAAAGAAACAGAGATGTCAACTCTCGGTGCTCTGTTTGGATTTGTTCTTATGATGGCTTTGGACGTGGGACTTGGGTGA